The genomic stretch AACCTTTGCTGAAGTaatcagtaaaaacaaaactgccaagattatatatttttgcatttatggcacggtggtgcggcaggtagtgtcgcagtcacatagctccagggacctggaggttgtgggtttgattcccgctccaggtgactgtctgtgaggagttggtgtgttctccccgtttccgcgtgggtttcctccgggtgctccgatttcctcccacagtccaacacacgttggtagatggattggcaactcaaaagataatgaatgaatgaatttatgtttttgtactgCATCCAATCCTTACTACTGTGTCTGGTTTGTTCTGTATTAGCCTGAAGAAGCACATATATATGATCAAGTGGCAGCTGACCCGGAATATGCTAAAGTTAACAAAAAGAGGAAAGCAGACGCTGATGAATTGCACTATGCTGAGATCCAGGTGCTACAATCTGACTGCACCACTAGTCCCGAAAAGCCAAGGGAAACTCTGGTCAACAATTCCACCACAGAGTATGCAAGCATAGACTTTCTAAAGAGCATCACTAAGTCACATTCATCACCAGAATCTGCAGATATTCTCATTCCTCCTGGAGAACTCCGGAGACCAGTGGCTAAGCCAAGGTCTGTTCACAAGAAGAGTGCTCCCTCACAAAAGGGAGTTAGGGTGTGAattgaatgtgtatgtgtatttattattttaaacattttttttttatataaaaaaaaaattaaaaaatttgaaCTGTTAATGCTTATTGTGCATACATTAAATCATTTTTGGTTCTGAAGTAAA from Hoplias malabaricus isolate fHopMal1 chromosome 2, fHopMal1.hap1, whole genome shotgun sequence encodes the following:
- the zgc:193711 gene encoding uncharacterized protein zgc:193711; translation: MGNGVNKALDKWGVNPRKLSLKRSNKRAPRAPAPSRKPEEAHIYDQVAADPEYAKVNKKRKADADELHYAEIQVLQSDCTTSPEKPRETLVNNSTTEYASIDFLKSITKSHSSPESADILIPPGELRRPVAKPRSVHKKSAPSQKGVRV